In the genome of Neodiprion pinetum isolate iyNeoPine1 chromosome 2, iyNeoPine1.2, whole genome shotgun sequence, one region contains:
- the LOC124213238 gene encoding uncharacterized protein isoform X1: MAKITAMEINVVKQLQQRHDAAGSAKVHANATRVKSRSRKCCRPQRRLNRSQVLKMQPRKQPKSDQEAQSVASDGVSSGAVSPGAVPNGETSKQFLSTGRTGRRNALPDILGHHADTDTADLPSRLEALTTETKQAEPSTSKDGASTSKQYTG; this comes from the exons ATGGCGAAAATTACAGCTATGGAAATTAATGTG GTGAAGCAGCTGCAACAACGCCATGACGCTGCCGGATCGGCGAAGGTTCACGCAAATGCAACGCGCGTCAAGTCAAGGTCGAGGAAGTGTTGCAGGCCTCAAAGGCGACTGAACCGTTCCCAAG TTCTGAAAATGCAACCGAGGAAACAACCGAAGTCAGATCAGGAGGCCCAAAGCGTCGCCTCCGATGGAGTTAGTAGCGGAGCAGTGAGTCCCGGTGCCGTACCGAATGGAGAAACTTCTAAGCAGTTTCTATCGACTGGAAGAACCGGACGCAGAAATGCACTGCCTGATATCCTGGGGCATCATGCAGACACGGATACAGCCGATCTACCATCTCGGCTGGAGGCACTGACGACGGAAACAAAGCAAG CCGAGCCGAGCACCAGCAAAGACGGGGCGTCAACTTCAAAGCAATACACCGGGTGA
- the LOC124213238 gene encoding uncharacterized protein isoform X2 — MVKQLQQRHDAAGSAKVHANATRVKSRSRKCCRPQRRLNRSQVLKMQPRKQPKSDQEAQSVASDGVSSGAVSPGAVPNGETSKQFLSTGRTGRRNALPDILGHHADTDTADLPSRLEALTTETKQAEPSTSKDGASTSKQYTG, encoded by the exons ATG GTGAAGCAGCTGCAACAACGCCATGACGCTGCCGGATCGGCGAAGGTTCACGCAAATGCAACGCGCGTCAAGTCAAGGTCGAGGAAGTGTTGCAGGCCTCAAAGGCGACTGAACCGTTCCCAAG TTCTGAAAATGCAACCGAGGAAACAACCGAAGTCAGATCAGGAGGCCCAAAGCGTCGCCTCCGATGGAGTTAGTAGCGGAGCAGTGAGTCCCGGTGCCGTACCGAATGGAGAAACTTCTAAGCAGTTTCTATCGACTGGAAGAACCGGACGCAGAAATGCACTGCCTGATATCCTGGGGCATCATGCAGACACGGATACAGCCGATCTACCATCTCGGCTGGAGGCACTGACGACGGAAACAAAGCAAG CCGAGCCGAGCACCAGCAAAGACGGGGCGTCAACTTCAAAGCAATACACCGGGTGA